The Deltaproteobacteria bacterium genome contains a region encoding:
- a CDS encoding response regulator, giving the protein MTTSFGRTPKRQALRDPMVRCRTGWRTTMTTPLQPTADPVRVLVVDDEKVVQMLLETVLAQDGCEVVLADTVATAISCARAYAPIDVALVDKNLPDGSGLDVMRAIKADQPDCETILMTGYASLDSAIEALHVGAYDYVLKPFDDVNDLRVKLRNAADKRRLRAATTALSQELDETQRQLVQAQKMEAVGRLAGGIAHDFNNLLVVILNYAQLAAQVAEDVDAPADLRAYLANVVDAGRSAAALTRQLLAFSRKQVVAPEVLSVGDVLAAVQRLLARTLPDNVVLSVSAADDLWPVKMDRGQLEQLVVNLVVNARDALPDGGEIRVTAANAPLSPDDARSLGIEPSRCVRLSVEDTGVGMAPEVVAQAFEPFFTTKPEGKGTGLGLATVRAIVDQAGGAIQVASEIGRGTQFSIYLPATEEPERRSRTIPAVRLQGAGETVLLVEDDARVRAVIAHVLDRAGYRAIAVGSAEDALSALDRDAGDIQLVLSDLMLPDASGIDVIERAIARRPGLHAVLMSGYATATVPGRIGDRDIAFIAKPFTEERLLGVLREVLDS; this is encoded by the coding sequence ATGACGACGAGTTTTGGGCGCACCCCCAAACGGCAGGCTCTCCGTGACCCTATGGTACGCTGTCGTACCGGTTGGCGCACGACCATGACGACCCCGTTGCAACCGACGGCCGATCCCGTCCGCGTGCTCGTCGTCGACGACGAGAAGGTCGTCCAGATGTTGCTCGAGACCGTGCTCGCGCAAGACGGGTGCGAAGTCGTCCTCGCGGACACGGTCGCCACCGCCATCTCCTGCGCGCGCGCGTACGCACCGATCGACGTCGCTCTGGTCGACAAGAACCTGCCGGACGGCTCCGGCCTCGACGTCATGCGGGCGATCAAGGCGGACCAACCCGACTGCGAGACGATCCTGATGACGGGCTACGCCTCGCTCGACTCGGCGATCGAAGCGCTGCACGTCGGCGCCTACGACTACGTGCTCAAGCCGTTCGACGACGTCAACGACCTGCGGGTCAAGCTGCGCAACGCGGCTGACAAGCGGCGCCTGCGCGCGGCGACGACCGCGCTGTCCCAGGAGCTGGACGAGACCCAGCGCCAGCTCGTGCAGGCGCAAAAGATGGAGGCGGTCGGCCGGCTGGCCGGCGGCATCGCTCACGACTTCAACAACTTGCTGGTCGTCATTCTCAACTACGCGCAACTCGCCGCGCAGGTAGCCGAGGACGTCGATGCGCCGGCGGACCTGCGCGCGTACCTCGCCAACGTGGTCGACGCCGGCCGCAGCGCGGCCGCGCTCACCCGCCAGCTGTTGGCGTTCAGCCGCAAGCAGGTAGTGGCCCCCGAGGTGCTGTCGGTTGGAGACGTCCTCGCGGCGGTCCAGCGACTGCTCGCCCGCACCCTACCGGACAACGTCGTGCTGTCCGTGTCGGCCGCCGACGACCTGTGGCCTGTCAAGATGGACCGCGGGCAGCTCGAACAACTCGTCGTCAACCTCGTCGTCAACGCGCGCGACGCGCTGCCGGACGGCGGGGAGATCCGCGTGACCGCGGCCAACGCCCCCCTGTCGCCCGACGACGCGCGCTCGCTCGGAATCGAACCCTCGCGGTGCGTGCGCCTGTCCGTGGAGGACACCGGCGTCGGCATGGCGCCCGAGGTCGTGGCGCAGGCGTTCGAGCCGTTTTTCACCACGAAACCCGAGGGCAAGGGCACCGGCCTCGGACTCGCGACGGTGCGCGCCATCGTCGATCAGGCCGGCGGCGCGATCCAGGTCGCATCCGAGATCGGACGCGGCACGCAGTTTTCGATCTACCTGCCGGCCACGGAAGAACCGGAGCGCCGCAGCCGCACGATCCCGGCCGTCCGCCTGCAAGGTGCCGGCGAGACCGTCTTGCTGGTCGAGGACGACGCGCGCGTGCGCGCGGTCATCGCCCACGTGCTCGACCGCGCCGGCTACCGCGCGATCGCCGTGGGCAGCGCAGAGGATGCGCTGTCGGCCCTCGACCGCGACGCCGGCGACATTCAGCTCGTATTGTCGGACCTGATGCTGCCGGATGCATCCGGGATCGACGTGATCGAACGCGCGATCGCGCGGCGGCCGGGGTTGCACGCGGTGCTCATGAGCGGGTATGCAACGGCCACCGTGCCCGGTCGCATCGGCGACCGGGACATCGCATTCATCGCCAAACCGTTTACCGAAGAGCGTCTGCTCGGCGTTCTCCGCGAGGTGCTCGACTCGTGA